The genomic region GGAGGTCTCCCCGTACGCGGTGGACCTGGACTGGTCGGACCTGGACGACCCGGAGGAGATCGCCGCCGTCGTCGCGGACCTCGGCCGGGCCACGGCGACCATGCACTCGGCGGCGGACGAGGCCGAGAGCGGCCACTCGCTGGTCCCCTTCTCCACCGAGCGGGCCATCGACGCGGCCATCGCGGCCGACGAGGAGGGCTTCGCCCGGCTGCTCGTGGACTTCGCCCACGCGTACGGGGCCCGGGCGCGCGCCGACCACCAGATCTTCGTGGACCTCTTCCGCAACGGCCGGCTCACGCCGTAAGGGCGGCGCAATTCAGGCCGGAACGGGACCTGAGGGCCGCTTTCACAGGGACGCGTGGCAGACTCGCGGCGATGGACATATCAGGGGTGAGGCTACGAGGGCTGCGGGCCGCGCTGTTCAGCGCGCTCGTCGTGCTGCTCTCGGCGGGCTCGCACGTCCTCATGTCCCGGGTGCCGCTGCCGCCCGTGCTGGTGGGCGGGGCCTTCGCCGCCGTGTTCACCGTCTCCTACGCGCTGGCGGGCCGCGAGCGCGGCTTCGGCCCGATCGCCGCGCTGCTCGTCCCGCTGGAGCTGGCCGCCGACACCGTCTTCACCGCCGGGCAGCACGTCTGCTACGGCCCCGCGGGCGGCCCGGTCTCGGGCCCGCTGCGCGCCCTGGGCCTGGACGAGCTGTGCGGCGGGACGCCGGTGGGCGGGCCGCTGGCCGAGGTGGCCGGGCCCGCCGCCGATGCGGCCGCGCTGCTGTCCGCGCCCGGGCCGTGGGCGCCCTGGCTGCTGCTCGCCACCCACGTCTCGGTCGGGCTGCTCGCCGCCGGCTGGCTCCACCACGGCGAACGGGCGCTGGCCCGGCTGCTGCGCGCGCTGGCCGCGTTCGCCTTCCGGCCGCTGCTGCTGGCGGAGGCCGGGGCGCCGGTCGCCGCCGGCCCCGCGCGGCGGTCGCCGCGGCCGGTCCGGCCGGGCCCGGTGGCCCGTACGCGCTTCCCCGCACACTCCGTGGGACGGCGGGGACCTCCCGTGCCGGGCGCGCTCGCGCGCGCCTGACGCACGTACGGCACCCCCTGACACGTCACACCCCACGGAGATCATGATGAGTTCACGCAACAGCCAGGCCAACAAGGCGGCGGCCCGCGAGCGGCTGCGCGCCGAGCGCGAGGCGCAGGCGAAGAAGGACAAGGTGCGCCGCCAGGTGATCGTGGCGGGCGCGGTCCTCGCCGTGCTCGCCCTGGCCGGCGGCGTCGGCTACGCGGTCGTGCAGGCCAACCAGCCCGGCTACTGGGAGAAGGCCGCCAAGGCCGCGCTGGTCAAGCCCAAGAACACCGAGGGCGAGGACGGCACCACGGTCGTCATCGGCAAGGCCGAGGCGAAGAAGACCCTGGAGCTGTACGAGGACTCCCGCTGCCCGGCCTGCGCCCAGTTCGAGCAGGCGGCGGGCGAGCAGGTCAAGAAGGACGTCGACGCGGGCAAGTACAAGCTCCAGTACTTCGGTGCCACCTTCATCGACAACATGTCCAAGGGCGAGGGGTCGAAGAACGCGCTGAGCGCGCTCGGCGCTGCGCTGAACGTCAGCCCGCAGGCCTTCCTCGACTACAAGGCCGCGCTCTACTCCAAGGACCTGCACCCCGAGGAGACCGTCGACAGTTTCGCCAAGGACGACTACCTGCTGAAGGTCGCGGACACCGTCCCGGCGCTCAAGGGCAACGCCGAGTTCAAGAAGGCCGTCGAGGGCGGCACCTACGACCGGTGGGCGCTGGAGATGTCCAAGGCCTTCAACAACTCCAGCGTGAAGGGCACGCCCACGCTGAAGATGGACGGCAAGAAGATCGACACTCCGCAGACGGCGGAGGCGTTCACGGCCGCGATCGACAAGGCCCTGCAGGGCTGAGCCCCACCCTTCCGGAGGCGCATTTCCGGACAGGCCTGGCCAATGGGCGGGCGGACTCCCAGAGTTCGCCCGCCCGTTGCATTCCCGAGCCTGTCCCGCCTCCATACCCGTCAGTAATATGATTATCCGTGACCAGTCATCTCTCCTCTTCCGCTGCCGCGGCAACTCCCCGCCGCCGTACGGTCGTCCTCGCCGCCGCGGCCACGGCCACGCTGGCCCCCCTCACCTCATTGGGCGCCTCGGCCGCCCATGCCGCCGGCAGTGCGCCGGCCTTCCTGCACGGCGTCGCCTCGGGTGACCCGCTGCCCGACGGGATCCTGCTGTGGACCCGGGTGACCCCCACCGCCGAGGCCGTGCCCGGCTCCGGCCTCGGCCCGGCCGTCCAGGTGGGCTGGGAGGTGGCCTCGGACAAGGCCTTCTCCCGGATCGTCGCGAGCGGCACCACCACCGCGAGCGCCGCCGCCGACCACACGGTCAAGGTGGACGTGCGCGGGCTGCAGCCGCAGACCCCCTACTGGTACCGGTTCACCGCCGGCGCCGCCGTCTCCCCCGTCGGGCGCACCCTGACCACCGCGGGCCACGACGTGACCACGGCAGGGGTCCGCTTCGGCGTGGTCTCCTGCGCCAACTGGGAGTCGGGCTACTTCTCCGCGTACCGGCACCTGGCCGCCCGCACCGACCTCGACGCGATCCTGCACCTCGGCGACTACATCTACGAGTACCAGACCGGGGGCTACCCGGAGGCGAAGTACGTCGTACGCCAGCACGAGCCGAAGAACGAGATCATCTCGCTCGCCGACTACCGCATCCGGCACGGCAAGTACAAGACGGACGCCGACCTCCAGGCGCTCCACCACGCGCACCCGATCATCGCCATCTGGGACGACCACGAGTTCGCCAACGACGCCTGGGCGGGCGGCGCCGAGAACCACACTGCGGGCACCGAGGGCGAGTGGGCGGCCCGCGCGGCCGCCGCCAAGCAGGCGTACTTCGAGTGGATGCCCGTGCGCACCTCCATCGCGGGCACCGTCTACCGGCGGCTGCGCTTCGGCACCCTGGCCGACCTGCACCTCCTCGACCTGCGCTCCTTCCGCTCGC from Streptomyces sp. NBC_00190 harbors:
- a CDS encoding DsbA family protein — translated: MSSRNSQANKAAARERLRAEREAQAKKDKVRRQVIVAGAVLAVLALAGGVGYAVVQANQPGYWEKAAKAALVKPKNTEGEDGTTVVIGKAEAKKTLELYEDSRCPACAQFEQAAGEQVKKDVDAGKYKLQYFGATFIDNMSKGEGSKNALSALGAALNVSPQAFLDYKAALYSKDLHPEETVDSFAKDDYLLKVADTVPALKGNAEFKKAVEGGTYDRWALEMSKAFNNSSVKGTPTLKMDGKKIDTPQTAEAFTAAIDKALQG
- a CDS encoding alkaline phosphatase D family protein, which translates into the protein MTSHLSSSAAAATPRRRTVVLAAAATATLAPLTSLGASAAHAAGSAPAFLHGVASGDPLPDGILLWTRVTPTAEAVPGSGLGPAVQVGWEVASDKAFSRIVASGTTTASAAADHTVKVDVRGLQPQTPYWYRFTAGAAVSPVGRTLTTAGHDVTTAGVRFGVVSCANWESGYFSAYRHLAARTDLDAILHLGDYIYEYQTGGYPEAKYVVRQHEPKNEIISLADYRIRHGKYKTDADLQALHHAHPIIAIWDDHEFANDAWAGGAENHTAGTEGEWAARAAAAKQAYFEWMPVRTSIAGTVYRRLRFGTLADLHLLDLRSFRSQQVKVGSGSVDDPERTITGRAQLDWLKSGLAGSNATWKLVGTSVMISPVAFGSLPAHLLGPLTKLLGLPEGGIAVNVDQWDGYTDDRKELLGHLKDRNIKNTVFLTGDIHMAWANEVPVNMATYPGSGTAATEFVVTSVTSDNIDDLLHVPENTASLVAESAIKAANWHVKWLDMDAHGYGVLDVTAERSQMDYYVVSDKRRQDATSAWSRSYRTLNGTQKVERADRPVR